In one Aggregicoccus sp. 17bor-14 genomic region, the following are encoded:
- a CDS encoding cytochrome c peroxidase, translated as MSALLALGACSEPCPEAPGLGAQQCAEVRAMRLPEALPAARGNAHAEDPAAALLGFRVFFDARFSSDQQVRCATCHAPERHFQDGLPVAHGLEDVTRNTPTVLNAAWQRWQTWDGSADSLWSQPLTALENPKEMNLTRLELAHRIAEYYGPRYEPAFGALPPLGDTARFPARGSPGSSEWEAMAPADQDAVNRVAANVGKALEAYLRKLAAGPSALDRYLAGDAAALGEQERKGLRVFVQAGCSSCHSGPQLSDERYHNLGVPALAGAPLDEGRSAGLAHAGASPFNALGPYADGPVPGASGADYVAQPGAEALGAFRTPSLRNLEDSAPYGHNGRFATLEEVVDFHLQGGGRGAGGFVGEVSPLLQPRTLSADEREALLAFLRSLEGQYPAAPWNNWPEG; from the coding sequence GTGAGTGCGCTCCTCGCGCTCGGCGCCTGCAGCGAGCCCTGCCCCGAGGCCCCCGGGCTGGGTGCGCAGCAGTGCGCGGAGGTGCGCGCGATGCGGCTGCCCGAGGCCCTGCCGGCCGCGCGCGGCAACGCGCACGCGGAGGACCCGGCCGCGGCGCTGCTGGGCTTCCGCGTCTTCTTCGACGCGCGCTTCTCCTCGGACCAGCAGGTGCGCTGCGCCACCTGCCACGCCCCCGAGCGCCACTTCCAGGACGGCCTGCCCGTGGCACACGGGCTCGAGGACGTGACGCGCAACACGCCCACCGTGCTCAACGCGGCCTGGCAGCGCTGGCAGACGTGGGACGGCAGCGCGGACTCGCTCTGGTCGCAGCCGCTCACCGCGCTCGAGAACCCGAAGGAGATGAACCTCACGCGGCTCGAGCTCGCGCACCGCATCGCGGAGTACTACGGCCCGCGCTACGAGCCGGCCTTCGGCGCGCTCCCGCCGCTCGGGGACACGGCGCGCTTCCCTGCGCGCGGCAGCCCCGGCTCCTCCGAGTGGGAGGCGATGGCGCCCGCGGACCAGGACGCGGTGAACCGGGTGGCCGCCAACGTGGGCAAGGCCCTCGAGGCGTACCTGCGCAAGCTCGCCGCGGGGCCGTCCGCCCTGGACCGCTACCTCGCGGGCGACGCGGCCGCCCTGGGCGAGCAGGAGCGCAAGGGCCTGCGGGTGTTCGTGCAGGCGGGCTGCAGCAGCTGCCACTCCGGCCCGCAGCTGAGCGACGAGCGCTACCACAACCTCGGCGTCCCCGCGCTCGCGGGCGCGCCGCTGGACGAGGGCCGCAGCGCCGGGCTCGCGCACGCGGGCGCGAGCCCCTTCAACGCGCTGGGACCCTATGCGGACGGTCCGGTGCCGGGCGCCTCGGGCGCGGACTACGTGGCGCAGCCGGGCGCGGAGGCGCTGGGGGCCTTCCGCACCCCGTCCCTGCGCAACCTCGAGGACAGCGCGCCCTACGGGCACAACGGCCGCTTCGCGACGCTCGAGGAGGTGGTGGACTTCCACCTCCAGGGCGGGGGCCGCGGCGCCGGCGGTTTCGTGGGCGAGGTGAGCCCGCTGCTGCAGCCGCGCACGCTCTCCGCGGACGAGCGCGAGGCGCTGCTCGCCTTCCTGCGCTCGCTCGAGGGGCAGTACCCGGCCGCCCCCTGGAACAACTGGCCCGAGGGCTAG
- a CDS encoding flippase has product MRSRGMAPEPMSAAAPPDAAVAVAVAAPAPTNSRVVAARNALKLGASLLGTWAVALVIRIALPRHLGPELFGTLNLADTLAATYFILLTLGVDTYIQKEISVRPAHASDFFGGLLVARALLSAPVFAALALSIGRAGAPAGTEPVVVLFGVAYLCVSVSNSLAALLQAHGTVGRLAVINVGAKLIWAVGVGLGIVLHAPLWVLASSFLLSEALRVVLLWPIAQRELDLTLRVDAAATREVLRACIPFFVNGVAVTLCSKVDVTMLGFLTRDAQEIGWYSASNNLASLAMLLSPLVNWVVMPLLSRARAESHEAFVQVLRRSVAGVITATLPIMLLIGLGADLLVRRVFGEAYAPAVHSLRVLVLLFAFTYLAILLSMALITENRGWTLTSVSITGVILNPLIALVAVPLCARHFGPGGAGVGSAVGVVGMEICVTAMLMWTVGRELLDRSTLLTIGRSLAVCAAVILLHRLLAPLGPWRLAVDALAYLPLAWAFGAVRPRELIHFVREVLGQRAARRAQSA; this is encoded by the coding sequence ATGCGCTCGCGTGGTATGGCACCCGAGCCCATGTCCGCCGCCGCTCCGCCCGATGCCGCCGTCGCCGTCGCCGTCGCCGCTCCCGCCCCCACCAACAGCCGGGTGGTCGCGGCGCGAAACGCGTTGAAGCTCGGGGCCTCGCTGCTGGGCACCTGGGCGGTGGCCCTGGTCATCCGCATCGCGCTGCCGCGCCACCTGGGCCCCGAGCTGTTCGGCACCCTGAACCTCGCGGACACGCTCGCGGCCACCTACTTCATCCTGCTCACCCTGGGGGTGGACACCTACATCCAGAAGGAGATCTCGGTGCGCCCGGCGCACGCCTCGGACTTCTTCGGGGGGCTGCTGGTGGCGCGCGCGCTCTTGAGCGCGCCGGTGTTCGCCGCGCTCGCGCTCTCCATCGGGCGCGCGGGGGCACCCGCGGGCACCGAGCCGGTGGTGGTGCTCTTCGGGGTCGCGTACCTGTGCGTCAGCGTGAGCAACTCGCTCGCGGCGCTGCTGCAGGCGCACGGCACGGTGGGGCGGCTCGCGGTCATCAACGTGGGCGCGAAGCTGATCTGGGCGGTGGGCGTGGGGCTGGGCATCGTGCTGCACGCCCCGCTCTGGGTGCTCGCCTCCAGCTTCCTGCTCTCCGAGGCGCTGCGCGTGGTGCTGCTGTGGCCCATCGCGCAGCGCGAGCTGGACCTGACGCTGCGCGTGGACGCGGCCGCCACGCGCGAGGTGCTGCGCGCCTGCATCCCCTTCTTCGTGAACGGGGTGGCCGTCACGCTCTGCTCCAAGGTGGACGTGACCATGCTCGGCTTCCTCACGCGCGACGCGCAGGAGATCGGCTGGTACAGCGCCTCGAACAACCTGGCGAGCCTCGCGATGCTGCTCTCGCCGCTGGTCAACTGGGTGGTGATGCCGCTGCTGTCGCGCGCGCGCGCCGAGAGCCACGAGGCCTTCGTGCAGGTGCTGCGCCGCTCGGTGGCAGGCGTCATCACCGCCACGCTGCCCATCATGCTGCTCATCGGCCTGGGGGCGGACCTCCTGGTGCGCCGCGTGTTCGGCGAGGCCTACGCGCCCGCCGTGCACAGCCTGCGGGTGCTGGTGCTGCTCTTCGCCTTCACCTACCTGGCCATCCTGCTCTCCATGGCGCTGATCACGGAGAACCGCGGCTGGACGCTGACCTCGGTGTCCATCACCGGTGTCATCCTCAACCCGCTCATCGCGCTGGTGGCGGTGCCCCTGTGCGCGCGCCACTTCGGTCCGGGCGGCGCGGGCGTGGGCTCGGCGGTGGGCGTGGTGGGCATGGAGATCTGCGTCACCGCGATGCTGATGTGGACGGTGGGGCGCGAGCTGCTCGACCGCTCCACGCTGCTCACCATCGGGCGCTCGCTCGCGGTGTGCGCGGCGGTGATCCTGCTGCACCGCCTGCTCGCGCCGCTGGGGCCGTGGCGGCTCGCGGTGGACGCGCTCGCGTACCTGCCGCTCGCCTGGGCCTTCGGCGCCGTGCGCCCGCGCGAGCTGATCCACTTCGTGCGCGAGGTGCTGGGGCAGCGGGCCGCGCGCCGCGCCCAGTCGGCCTAG
- a CDS encoding HAD-IIIC family phosphatase yields the protein MNVKGIAEALLPRSPLVDKLLRSLGRDAELPLSQKVSKGVRFLTASTSAPFYLRECTQVGARARTQGRPVIVNQGELHIGDDLNLNCAFSPVQLSTAPGGVLEIGNRADINFGTLLSAHARVSVGDRARIGPYCILSDTGTADASPSADAPLPAQPISVGHDVWLAGRVTVLPGASIGDGSVITAGSVVSGAIPAGVIAGGIPARVLRRLEAGAPAGAAELTGPTEVTGPTGPTGPSAGARLAAAAQRLPAASEAADAVRPAVALRGLAISDFTIDELAQQLEQDLEAPGLALEVAPFGQVMPTLMELGSGARSAPDFALVWTRPEAVLPSFAELLAFKPVAPERLLEEVDAFCALLTQGVKGCRFAFVPTWVLPAHNRGLGLLDTREGPGLRHALTRANLRLMENLARASNVHVLDAERWVQAVGRNALNPKLWYLGKVAFHSDVFAEAVKDLKAAVRGLTGGARKLVVVDLDDTLWGGIVGDQGWQNLRLGGHDSVGESFVDFQHHLKALTRRGIVLAIASKNEESVALEAIRSHPEMVLKPEDFVGWRINWQDKARNIADLAAELNLGLQSVVFLDDNPVERARVREALPEVLVPEWPEDKLLYTSALLSLRCFDAPAISKEDLERTQMYGSERQRDALKEQVGSLDAWLQSLGIQVKAEPLSASNLQRSTQLLNKTNQMNLSTRRLTEPELQAWASAPGHRLWAVHVSDRFGDAGLTGLVSVEVEGTRARVVDFVLSCRVMGRKVEETMAALVVAYARTQGLSEVVADFLPTKKNKPCLTFWEGSGFTREGERFRWDASAPYPVPGFIQLEEAP from the coding sequence ATGAACGTCAAAGGTATCGCCGAGGCCCTGCTGCCCCGCTCCCCCCTGGTCGACAAGCTGCTGCGCAGCCTCGGCCGTGACGCGGAGCTTCCGCTCTCGCAGAAGGTGAGCAAGGGGGTGCGCTTCCTCACCGCCTCCACCTCGGCGCCCTTCTACCTGCGCGAGTGCACGCAGGTGGGCGCGCGCGCCCGCACGCAGGGGCGGCCGGTGATCGTGAACCAGGGCGAGCTCCACATCGGGGACGACCTCAACCTCAACTGCGCCTTCAGCCCGGTGCAGCTGAGCACCGCGCCCGGGGGCGTGCTGGAGATCGGGAACCGCGCGGACATCAACTTCGGCACCCTGCTCAGCGCGCACGCGCGCGTGAGCGTGGGAGACCGCGCGCGCATCGGGCCCTACTGCATCCTCTCGGACACGGGCACCGCGGACGCTTCCCCTTCCGCGGACGCGCCCCTGCCCGCCCAGCCCATCAGCGTGGGCCACGACGTGTGGCTCGCGGGTCGCGTGACGGTGCTGCCGGGCGCGAGCATCGGGGACGGCTCGGTCATCACCGCGGGCTCGGTCGTCTCGGGCGCGATTCCCGCTGGCGTCATCGCCGGCGGCATCCCCGCGCGCGTGCTGCGGCGGCTGGAGGCGGGCGCACCCGCCGGAGCCGCGGAGCTCACCGGGCCCACCGAGGTCACCGGGCCCACCGGGCCCACCGGGCCCAGCGCGGGCGCGCGCCTCGCCGCCGCGGCCCAGCGCCTGCCCGCGGCGTCCGAGGCGGCAGACGCCGTGCGCCCCGCGGTGGCGCTGCGCGGCCTCGCCATCTCGGACTTCACCATCGACGAGCTCGCGCAGCAGCTGGAGCAGGACCTCGAGGCGCCGGGGCTCGCGCTGGAGGTGGCCCCCTTCGGCCAGGTGATGCCCACGCTGATGGAGCTGGGCTCGGGAGCGAGGAGCGCGCCGGACTTCGCCCTGGTGTGGACGCGGCCCGAGGCGGTGCTGCCCAGCTTCGCCGAGCTGCTCGCCTTCAAGCCCGTGGCGCCCGAGCGCCTGCTGGAGGAGGTGGACGCCTTCTGCGCCCTGCTCACGCAGGGGGTGAAGGGCTGCCGCTTCGCCTTCGTGCCCACCTGGGTGCTGCCCGCGCACAACCGCGGCCTGGGCCTGCTGGACACGCGCGAGGGGCCGGGCCTGCGCCACGCGCTGACCCGGGCGAACCTGCGGCTGATGGAGAACCTGGCGCGCGCCTCCAACGTGCACGTGCTGGACGCGGAGCGCTGGGTGCAGGCGGTGGGCCGGAACGCGCTCAACCCGAAGCTCTGGTACCTGGGCAAGGTGGCCTTCCACAGCGACGTGTTCGCCGAGGCGGTGAAGGACCTCAAGGCGGCGGTGCGCGGGCTCACCGGCGGGGCGCGCAAGCTGGTGGTGGTGGACCTGGACGACACCCTGTGGGGCGGCATCGTGGGGGACCAGGGCTGGCAGAACCTGCGCCTGGGCGGCCACGACAGCGTGGGCGAGTCCTTCGTGGACTTCCAGCACCACCTCAAGGCGCTCACCCGCCGCGGCATCGTGCTGGCCATCGCGAGCAAGAACGAGGAGTCGGTGGCCCTGGAGGCCATCCGCAGCCACCCCGAGATGGTGCTCAAGCCCGAGGACTTCGTGGGCTGGCGCATCAACTGGCAGGACAAGGCGCGCAACATCGCGGACCTCGCGGCGGAGCTGAACCTGGGCCTGCAGTCCGTGGTCTTCCTGGACGACAACCCCGTGGAGCGCGCGCGCGTGCGCGAGGCGCTGCCCGAGGTCTTGGTGCCCGAGTGGCCCGAGGACAAGCTGCTCTACACGAGCGCGCTGCTCTCCCTGCGCTGCTTCGATGCGCCGGCCATCAGCAAGGAGGACCTGGAGCGCACGCAGATGTACGGCTCGGAGCGCCAGCGCGACGCGCTCAAGGAGCAGGTGGGCTCGCTGGACGCGTGGCTGCAGAGCCTGGGCATCCAGGTGAAGGCGGAGCCCTTGAGCGCGAGCAACCTGCAGCGCAGCACCCAGCTGCTCAACAAGACGAACCAGATGAACCTCTCCACGCGCCGGCTCACCGAGCCCGAGCTGCAGGCGTGGGCGAGCGCGCCCGGGCACCGGCTGTGGGCGGTGCACGTGTCCGACCGCTTCGGCGACGCGGGCCTCACCGGCCTGGTCAGCGTGGAGGTGGAGGGCACGCGCGCCCGCGTCGTGGACTTCGTGCTCAGCTGCCGGGTGATGGGCCGCAAGGTGGAGGAGACGATGGCGGCCCTGGTGGTCGCGTACGCGCGCACCCAGGGCCTGAGCGAGGTGGTGGCGGACTTCCTGCCCACGAAGAAGAACAAGCCCTGCCTCACCTTCTGGGAGGGCTCGGGCTTCACCCGCGAGGGCGAGCGCTTCCGCTGGGACGCGAGCGCCCCCTACCCCGTGCCCGGCTTCATCCAGCTCGAGGAGGCGCCTTGA
- a CDS encoding DapH/DapD/GlmU-related protein, which yields MKRPGFAGLLAGLMPAAHGALQLRACDRVGLRPRVHGSAHVENRGHMEVGDRFLLESSPVQSHLVTGPRGRLEIGHDVSIGHGAAIAAHAHVQVGNRVQVGAFVMVMDTDFHDAVHRDVMPEGQPILIGHGVRIGARVTVLRGTVIGEGAEVEAGSVVSGEVPPHTVVGGVPARVLRRVGEAPGAAPQGPAEAQGSVLARVGQVVQRTFGLPQVPPPEAGPGQVRGWDSLGSLKLLLALEDAFGVSLSEDEMARSRTLAELGATLEAALARRKGAHAA from the coding sequence TTGAAGCGCCCGGGCTTCGCGGGCCTGCTGGCCGGGCTCATGCCTGCAGCACACGGCGCGCTGCAGCTGCGCGCCTGCGACCGGGTGGGCCTGCGCCCGCGCGTGCACGGGAGCGCGCACGTGGAGAACCGCGGGCACATGGAGGTGGGCGACCGCTTCCTGCTCGAGTCCTCGCCCGTGCAGTCGCACCTGGTCACGGGGCCGCGCGGGCGGCTGGAGATCGGCCACGACGTCTCCATCGGCCACGGCGCGGCCATCGCCGCGCACGCGCACGTGCAGGTGGGCAACCGCGTGCAGGTGGGCGCCTTCGTGATGGTGATGGACACCGACTTCCACGACGCCGTGCACCGCGACGTGATGCCCGAGGGCCAGCCCATCCTCATCGGCCACGGGGTGCGCATCGGCGCCCGGGTGACGGTGCTGCGCGGCACCGTCATCGGCGAGGGCGCGGAGGTGGAGGCGGGCAGCGTGGTGTCCGGCGAGGTGCCGCCCCACACCGTGGTGGGCGGCGTGCCGGCGCGGGTGCTGCGCCGCGTGGGCGAGGCACCCGGCGCAGCGCCGCAGGGCCCAGCCGAGGCGCAGGGCAGCGTACTCGCGCGCGTGGGCCAGGTGGTGCAGCGCACCTTCGGCCTGCCGCAGGTGCCGCCCCCGGAGGCGGGCCCGGGCCAGGTGCGCGGCTGGGACTCGCTCGGCTCGCTCAAGCTGCTGCTCGCGCTGGAGGACGCCTTCGGGGTGTCCCTCTCCGAGGACGAGATGGCGCGCTCGCGCACGCTCGCCGAGCTGGGCGCGACGCTCGAGGCAGCGCTCGCGCGCCGCAAGGGCGCGCACGCCGCCTGA
- the epsD gene encoding exopolysaccharide biosynthesis glycosyltransferase EpsD encodes MSRKHREGGRARGPGVAESGTPELSVVMATYNRLPLLLRLLEQLGRQSLAPSRFEVVVVDDGSRERVVPALQARAWPFHLEVVEQENAGPAAARQAGVQRARAELLVIVDDDMQVAEDFLAQHLALHPEGSRNVALGLIRPDENLGRMPLFERYHSRMLEMFVSDVREGRLVPRGDHLYTGNVSLRREDFLAAGGFDRSLKRSEDVELGIRLEKLGCRIVFSELPYVIHGSDHTKLDTWLKRALHYGVFDLRIARKHPDVQNASPWRFLGMVNPLSRPLLGLALVAPRISQGLAAVAIRTGLAVDRLGQERLAIAAATLVYGMEYYRGVREETGGAWPALKEYLGYLARWGGEGGGAALAELVHGIEADHAAIRTAEAKYHGELVPPGRLPVDAVQKVGFQILIQYRVMRFFRRVGLTFAAKASSRLIRHLYGSDIHWDADIAPGCIVVHGMGMAINGAARIGPGAVLSQQVTVGESRDPVTGAIGSPVLEAHVHVGPGARLLGPITVGEGSKIMANAVVLQSVPAGSIVETPASAVRPRKRGQSSTGPGAAKPSGT; translated from the coding sequence GGAGTCGGGCACGCCCGAGCTGAGCGTGGTCATGGCCACGTACAACCGCCTGCCGCTGCTCTTGCGGCTGCTCGAGCAGCTGGGGCGCCAGAGCCTCGCGCCCTCGCGCTTCGAGGTGGTGGTGGTGGACGACGGCTCGCGCGAGCGCGTGGTGCCGGCGCTGCAGGCGCGCGCGTGGCCCTTCCACCTCGAGGTGGTGGAGCAGGAGAACGCGGGGCCCGCGGCGGCGCGGCAGGCGGGCGTGCAGCGCGCGCGCGCGGAGCTGCTGGTCATCGTGGACGACGACATGCAGGTGGCCGAGGACTTCCTCGCGCAGCACCTGGCGCTGCACCCCGAGGGCTCGCGCAACGTGGCGCTGGGACTCATCCGCCCGGACGAGAACCTCGGCCGGATGCCGCTCTTCGAGCGCTACCACTCGCGCATGCTGGAGATGTTCGTGAGCGACGTGCGCGAGGGGCGCCTCGTGCCGCGCGGGGACCACCTGTACACGGGCAACGTGTCGCTGCGGCGCGAGGACTTCCTCGCCGCCGGCGGCTTCGACCGCTCGCTCAAGCGTTCCGAGGACGTGGAGCTCGGCATCCGCCTCGAGAAGCTGGGCTGCCGCATCGTGTTCTCCGAGCTGCCCTACGTCATCCATGGCTCGGACCACACGAAGCTGGACACCTGGCTGAAGCGGGCGCTGCACTACGGCGTCTTCGACCTGCGCATCGCGCGCAAGCACCCGGACGTGCAGAACGCGAGCCCCTGGCGCTTCCTCGGGATGGTGAACCCGCTCTCGCGCCCGCTGCTGGGGCTCGCGCTGGTGGCGCCGCGCATCTCGCAGGGGCTCGCCGCGGTGGCCATCCGCACGGGGCTGGCGGTGGACCGGCTGGGACAGGAGCGGCTCGCCATCGCCGCGGCCACGCTGGTGTACGGCATGGAGTACTACCGCGGCGTGCGCGAGGAGACCGGCGGCGCGTGGCCCGCGCTCAAGGAGTACCTGGGCTACCTCGCGCGCTGGGGCGGGGAGGGTGGGGGCGCGGCGCTCGCGGAGCTGGTGCACGGCATCGAGGCGGACCACGCCGCCATCCGCACCGCCGAGGCGAAGTACCACGGCGAGCTGGTGCCGCCCGGGCGCCTGCCGGTGGACGCGGTGCAGAAGGTGGGCTTCCAGATCCTCATCCAGTACCGCGTGATGCGCTTCTTCCGCCGCGTGGGGCTCACCTTCGCGGCCAAGGCGAGCTCGCGCCTCATCCGCCACCTCTACGGCTCGGACATCCACTGGGACGCGGACATCGCCCCGGGCTGCATCGTGGTGCACGGGATGGGGATGGCGATCAACGGCGCGGCGCGCATCGGCCCCGGCGCGGTGCTCAGCCAGCAGGTGACGGTGGGCGAGAGCCGCGACCCGGTGACGGGCGCCATCGGCTCGCCGGTGCTCGAGGCCCACGTGCACGTGGGCCCGGGCGCGCGGCTGCTCGGCCCCATCACGGTCGGCGAGGGCTCGAAGATCATGGCCAACGCCGTGGTGCTGCAGTCGGTGCCCGCGGGCTCCATCGTGGAGACGCCGGCGAGCGCCGTGCGCCCGCGCAAGCGCGGCCAGAGCAGCACGGGCCCCGGGGCCGCGAAGCCCTCGGGCACCTAG